Proteins encoded together in one Mobula birostris isolate sMobBir1 chromosome 9, sMobBir1.hap1, whole genome shotgun sequence window:
- the LOC140202847 gene encoding tribbles homolog 1-like isoform X1 translates to MSLNVHRASPIPILRNARWRPKRLEAEEPAPKCPRLSDSSPDAAYFSAPGSPSPTPSSPCSSQAWARIGNYLLLQNPERDKVFRAIGSHTGKEFVCKVFDIRQYQDEIGPYLQMSLHDNITAIEEVILGERQCYVLLERGHGDMHSYMRNRKRLGEEEAARLFHQIVSAVAHCHDSGIVLRDLKLRKFVFVDEQRSWLRLENLDDTHILKGKDDSLSDKHGCPAYVSPEILNTSGCYSGKAADIWSLGIMLYTLLVGCYPFHDSDPGALFNKIRRGHFCIPDNISPKAKCLIRSLLRREPLERLTASEILMHPWFQAASRQAPTDQDYPTSDQTVPKPAND, encoded by the exons ATGAGTTTAAACGTGCACAGGGCTAGCCCCATCCCAATCCTCCGCAATGCCAGATGGAGACCGAAGCGACTGGAGGCCGAAGAGCCGGCTCCTAAGTGCCCGCGGCTGAGCGACTCTTCCCCGGACGCTGCTTACTTCTCCGCTCCGGGATCCCCCAGCCCGACTCCAAGCAGTCCCTGCAGCAGCCAGGCGTGGGCTCGGATAGGAAACTACCTCTTGCTACAAAACCCAGAGAGGGACAAAGTCTTCAGGGCAATCGGGAGCCACACCGGGAAGGAATTTGTGTGCAAG GTTTTTGATATTAGGCAATACCAGGATGAAATCGGACCGTAtctgcagatgtcactccacgaCAACATCACTGCGATCGAGGAGGTAATCCTCGGGGAACGGCAGTGCTACGTGTTGCTGGAGAGGGGCCATGGCGATATGCACTCGTACATGCGGAACCGTAAGCGCCTGGGCGAGGAGGAAGCGGCGCGCCTCTTTCACCAGATCGTCTCGGCGGTGGCCCATTGCCACGATTCCGGCATCGTCCTGCGAGACCTCAAACTCAGGAAATTCGTCtttgttgatgagcagag GAGCTGGCTGAGGCTGGAAAACTTGGACGATACTCATATCCTGAAGGGAAAGGATGACTCCCTGTCTGATAAGCATGGATGTCCGGCTTACGTAAGCCCAGAGATACTGAACACGAGTGGATGTTATTCTGGGAAGGCAGCGGACATCTGGAGTCTCGGCATCATGCTCTACACCCTCCTGGTGGGATGCTATCCTTTCCACGATTCTGACCCCGGTGCCCTTTTCAATAAGATACGGCGCGGGCACTTCTGTATCCCGGACAACATTTCACCCAAAGCCAAGTGTCTGATCCGTAGCCTGCTGAGGCGTGAGCCCCTGGAGCGACTGACGGCTAGTGAGATCCTTATGCACCCTTGGTTCCAGGCTGCCTCTCGGCAAGCCCCCACTGATCAGGACTATCCCACCTCTGACCAGACTGTTCCTAAGCCTGCGAATGACTGA
- the LOC140202847 gene encoding tribbles homolog 1-like isoform X2: MTSRNPLLCTLTARDKKRRNRYAASTRNLSRAVPDCVKQVFDIRQYQDEIGPYLQMSLHDNITAIEEVILGERQCYVLLERGHGDMHSYMRNRKRLGEEEAARLFHQIVSAVAHCHDSGIVLRDLKLRKFVFVDEQRSWLRLENLDDTHILKGKDDSLSDKHGCPAYVSPEILNTSGCYSGKAADIWSLGIMLYTLLVGCYPFHDSDPGALFNKIRRGHFCIPDNISPKAKCLIRSLLRREPLERLTASEILMHPWFQAASRQAPTDQDYPTSDQTVPKPAND, from the exons ATGACTTCAAGAAATCCTTTGTTGTGTACATTAACAGCG AGGGATAAGAAGAGAAGAAATCGATACGCCGCTTCAACAAGGAATCTGTCGAGGGCGGTGCCAGACTGCGTAAAACAG GTTTTTGATATTAGGCAATACCAGGATGAAATCGGACCGTAtctgcagatgtcactccacgaCAACATCACTGCGATCGAGGAGGTAATCCTCGGGGAACGGCAGTGCTACGTGTTGCTGGAGAGGGGCCATGGCGATATGCACTCGTACATGCGGAACCGTAAGCGCCTGGGCGAGGAGGAAGCGGCGCGCCTCTTTCACCAGATCGTCTCGGCGGTGGCCCATTGCCACGATTCCGGCATCGTCCTGCGAGACCTCAAACTCAGGAAATTCGTCtttgttgatgagcagag GAGCTGGCTGAGGCTGGAAAACTTGGACGATACTCATATCCTGAAGGGAAAGGATGACTCCCTGTCTGATAAGCATGGATGTCCGGCTTACGTAAGCCCAGAGATACTGAACACGAGTGGATGTTATTCTGGGAAGGCAGCGGACATCTGGAGTCTCGGCATCATGCTCTACACCCTCCTGGTGGGATGCTATCCTTTCCACGATTCTGACCCCGGTGCCCTTTTCAATAAGATACGGCGCGGGCACTTCTGTATCCCGGACAACATTTCACCCAAAGCCAAGTGTCTGATCCGTAGCCTGCTGAGGCGTGAGCCCCTGGAGCGACTGACGGCTAGTGAGATCCTTATGCACCCTTGGTTCCAGGCTGCCTCTCGGCAAGCCCCCACTGATCAGGACTATCCCACCTCTGACCAGACTGTTCCTAAGCCTGCGAATGACTGA